One segment of Ipomoea triloba cultivar NCNSP0323 chromosome 12, ASM357664v1 DNA contains the following:
- the LOC115998271 gene encoding uncharacterized protein LOC115998271: MSLSSRLATSALQFRHRNRQIPQRSSFLAVGKPDFSVDHAAPAPAISSILRNAAKEKTKAPLILRAHSTSPETVATVAKMVKAIRVHELGGPEVLKWEDVEVGDPKEGEIKVKNQALGLNFIDVYFRKGVYKAASMPFTPGMEAVGVVIAVGPGLTGRKVGDVVAYGGYPMGAYAEEQILPADKVVPVPPSIDPITAASVLVKGMTTQLLLRRCFKVEPGHTVLVHAAAGGVGSLLCQWASALGATVIGTVSTKEKAAQAKEDGCHHTILYKEEDFVSCVNEITSGKGVEVVYDSVGKDTFQGSLECLKTRGYMVSFGQSSGTPDPVPLSALAAKSLFLTRPSMMDYTSTRDELLECAGEVFANVASGVLRVRVNHTYPLSQAAQAHTDLESRKTSGSIVLTVDN, encoded by the exons ATGAGCTTATCAAGCAGATTAGCAACGTCGGCGTTGCAGTTTCGTCATCGCAACCGTCAGATTCCACAACGGTCTTCTTTCCTCGCAGTAGGCAAACCGGATTTCTCAGTTGACCACGCCGCTCCGGCACCTGCTATAAGTAGTATACTACGAAACGCTGCTAAAGAGAAGACCAAGGCTCCTCTTATACTGAGAGCTCACTCTACATCGCCGGAAACAGTAGCCACCGTAGCAAAAATGGTCAAAGCTATTAGGGTTCACGAGCTCGGTGGTCCTGAG GTTCTTAAGTGGGAGGATGTTGAAGTAGGAGATCCAAAGGAAGGGGAGATCAAGGTGAAAAATCAGGCACTTGGCCTTAACTTTATTGATGTATATTTCCGCAAAGGGGTTTATAAGGCTGCTAGCATGCCCTTTACACCAG GTATGGAGGCTGTTGGTGTGGTGATAGCCGTTGGTCCTGGATTAACTGGAAGAAAAGTTGGGGATGTTGTTGCTTATGGTGGCTACCCGATGGGAGCATATGCTGAAGAACAAATCCTCCCTGCAGATAAAGTGGTGCCTGTTCCTCCATCTATTGACCCCATTACAGCAGCATCTGTACTTGTGAAGGGAATGACGACTCAGCTCTTACTTCGCAGATGCTTCAAG GTTGAGCCTGGACACACTGTTCTTGTTCACGCTGCAGCAGGTGGAGTTGGCTCCCTTTTGTGTCAATGGGCAAGTGCCCTTGGTGCAACCGTCATTGGAACTGTCTCAACTAAAGAAAAGGCAGCCCAAGCCAAAGAAGATGGTTGCCATCATACCATACTCTACAAGGAAGAGGATTTTGTCTCCTGTGTGAATGAGATCACATCTGGAAAAGGAGTGGAAGTTGTCTATGATTCTGTTGGGAAAGACACCTTTCAG GGATCATTAGAATGCCTGAAAACACGGGGCTACATGGTGAGTTTTGGACAGTCATCTGGAACACCAGATCCTGTGCCTTTATCTGCTCTTGCAGCAAAATCACTGTTCTTGACTAGGCCTTCCATGATGGATTACACAAGCACACGCGACGAGCTGCTGGAATGTGCTGGGGAGGTATTTGCCAATGTTGCATCGGGTGTGCTAAGGGTACGCGTGAATCATACCTATCCGCTATCTCAAGCAGCGCAAGCTCACACTGACCTCGAGAGCAGAAAAACCTCTGGATCCATTGTGCTCACTGTGGACAATTAA
- the LOC116000372 gene encoding uncharacterized protein LOC116000372 isoform X2, with the protein MVKAIRVHELGGPEVLKWEDVEVGDPKEGEIKVKNQAVGLNFIDIYFRKGVYKAPNMPFTPGMEAVGVVIAVGPGLTGRKVGDVVAYAGRPMGSYAEEQILPADKVVPVPPSIDPITAASVLLKGMTTQVLLRRCFKVEPGHTVLVHAAAGGVGSLLCQWANALGATVIGTVSTKEKAAQAQEDGCHHTILYKEEDFVSRVNEITSGKGVEVVYDSVGKDTFQGSLECLKTRGYMVSFGQSSGTPDPVPLSALAAKSLFLTRPAMMDYTSTRDELLECAGEVFANVASGVLKVRVNHTYPLSQAAQAHADLESRKTSGSIVLTLDN; encoded by the exons ATGGTCAAAGCAATTAGGGTTCACGAGCTCGGTGGTCCTGAG GTTCTCAAGTGGGAGGATGTTGAAGTAGGAGATCCAAAGGAAGGGGAGATCAAGGTGAAAAATCAGGCAGTTGGCCTCAACTTTATTGATATATATTTCCGCAAAGGAGTTTACAAGGCTCCTAACATGCCCTTTACACCAG GTATGGAGGCTGTTGGCGTGGTGATAGCCGTTGGTCCTGGATTAACTGGAAGAAAAGTTGGGGATGTTGTTGCTTATGCTGGCCGCCCAATGG GTTCTTATGCTGAAGAACAAATCCTCCCTGCAGATAAAGTGGTGCCTGTTCCTCCATCTATTGACCCCATTACAGCAGCATCGGTACTTCTGAAGGGAATGACGACTCAAGTCTTACTTCGCAGATGCTTCAAG GTTGAGCCTGGGCACACTGTTCTTGTTCATGCTGCAGCAGGTGGAGTTGGCTCCCTTTTGTGCCAATGGGCAAATGCCCTTGGTGCAACCGTTATTGGAACTGTCTCAACTAAAGAAAAGGCAGCTCAAGCCCAAGAAGATGGTTGCCATCATACCATACTCTACAAGGAAGAGGATTTTGTCTCCCGTGTGAATGAGATCACATCTGGAAAAGGAGTGGAAGTTGTCTATGATTCTGTTGGGAAAGACACCTTTCAG GGATCCTTAGAATGCCTGAAAACACGGGGCTACATGGTGAGTTTTGGACAGTCATCTGGAACACCAGATCCTGTACCTTTATCTGCTCTTGCAGCAAAATCACTGTTCTTGACTAGGCCTGCGATGATGGATTACACAAGCACACGCGACGAGCTGCTGGAATGTGCTGGGGAGGTATTTGCAAATGTTGCATCGGGTGTGCTAAAGGTACGCGTGAATCATACCTATCCGCTATCTCAAGCAGCACAAGCTCACGCTGACCTCGAGAGCAGAAAAACATCTGGATCCATTGTGCTCACTCTGGACAACTAA
- the LOC116000372 gene encoding uncharacterized protein LOC116000372 isoform X1 yields MVKAIRVHELGGPEVLKWEDVEVGDPKEGEIKVKNQAVGLNFIDIYFRKGVYKAPNMPFTPGMEAVGVVIAVGPGLTGRKVGDVVAYAGRPMGSYAEEQILPADKVVPVPPSIDPITAASVLLKGMTTQVLLRRCFKVEPGHTVLVHAAAGGVGSLLCQWANALGATVIGTVSTKEKAAQAQEDGCHHTILYKEEDFVSRVNEITSGKGVEVVYDSVGKDTFQGSLECLKTRGYMVSFGQSSGTPDPVPLSALAAKSLFLTRPAMMDYTSTRDELLECAGEVFANVASGVLKVRVNHTYPLSQAAQAHADLESRKTSGSIVLTLDN; encoded by the exons ATGGTCAAAGCAATTAGGGTTCACGAGCTCGGTGGTCCTGAG GTTCTCAAGTGGGAGGATGTTGAAGTAGGAGATCCAAAGGAAGGGGAGATCAAGGTGAAAAATCAGGCAGTTGGCCTCAACTTTATTGATATATATTTCCGCAAAGGAGTTTACAAGGCTCCTAACATGCCCTTTACACCAG GTATGGAGGCTGTTGGCGTGGTGATAGCCGTTGGTCCTGGATTAACTGGAAGAAAAGTTGGGGATGTTGTTGCTTATGCTGGCCGCCCAATGGGTTCTTATGCTGAAGAACAAATCCTCCCTGCAGATAAAGTGGTGCCTGTTCCTCCATCTATTGACCCCATTACAGCAGCATCGGTACTTCTGAAGGGAATGACGACTCAAGTCTTACTTCGCAGATGCTTCAAG GTTGAGCCTGGGCACACTGTTCTTGTTCATGCTGCAGCAGGTGGAGTTGGCTCCCTTTTGTGCCAATGGGCAAATGCCCTTGGTGCAACCGTTATTGGAACTGTCTCAACTAAAGAAAAGGCAGCTCAAGCCCAAGAAGATGGTTGCCATCATACCATACTCTACAAGGAAGAGGATTTTGTCTCCCGTGTGAATGAGATCACATCTGGAAAAGGAGTGGAAGTTGTCTATGATTCTGTTGGGAAAGACACCTTTCAG GGATCCTTAGAATGCCTGAAAACACGGGGCTACATGGTGAGTTTTGGACAGTCATCTGGAACACCAGATCCTGTACCTTTATCTGCTCTTGCAGCAAAATCACTGTTCTTGACTAGGCCTGCGATGATGGATTACACAAGCACACGCGACGAGCTGCTGGAATGTGCTGGGGAGGTATTTGCAAATGTTGCATCGGGTGTGCTAAAGGTACGCGTGAATCATACCTATCCGCTATCTCAAGCAGCACAAGCTCACGCTGACCTCGAGAGCAGAAAAACATCTGGATCCATTGTGCTCACTCTGGACAACTAA
- the LOC116000038 gene encoding splicing factor-like protein 1 yields the protein MDTLQSNYMDSQSEPGAASETQPQHSSRGGLGSYDQSSFQNYSDSYYQNYSDSYPQNPSQTLDQSQSHSVVAYPQDQNQPGKTLDSDRHNTHGSSEQQMDNNSAQNHEQKPPQDGSQKVELRKPLLSENGLTNTHSGTDKDQSGGEEETTSRRRRRSRWDPPPSESSNDGAGTGGDGSGTGTGTGRKRKSRWADDEPKPMIQLPDFMKDFTGGIEFDPEIQALNSRLLEISRKLQSGLPLDDRPEGARSPSPEPIYDNMGIRINTREYRAREKLNRERQEIISQIIKKNPAFKPPADYRPPKLQKKLYIPVKEYPGYNFIGLIIGPRGNTQKRMEKETGAKIVIRGKGSMKEGRLQQKRDMKPDPSENEDLHVLVEAETPESLEAAAAMVEKLLQPVDEVLNEHKRQQLRELAALNGTIRDEEYCRLCGEPGHRQYACPSRTSTFKSDVLCKICGDGGHPTIDCPVKSTTGKKMDDEYQNFLAELGGTIPESSTKQSSATLALGAGTSSGNPPWATGSSTGGVGGSSHPGLGSTVIKPKEYDETNLYIGYLPPTLDDDGLINLFSPFGTIVMAKVIKDRVTGQSKGYGFVKYDDVQQANSAIASMNGHHLDGRTIAVRVAGKPPQPTVPPGPPAPAIPTYPPPNQAVGAYPSQQYTAGGPMGNAPPPSYTGAPVPWGPPPPYPPYPLPPPPPGSAVYSPVPGQPVPPYGMQYPPPLPTATTGASTQTAPSNETQQSYSTSGSQQQSYPPGVQSQSSAPVQSVPTYAYGNSVTPMPSNAQAAYPTSSYSYPGYYGVAPPPPPPGPVPQSTGDYSQSVGNVPWAPNPPAPAPVQSADKSSYGADAEYEKFMTEMK from the coding sequence ATGGACACGCTTCAGTCCAATTACATGGATTCCCAATCGGAGCCGGGAGCTGCTTCAGAAACTCAACCTCAACATTCGTCGCGAGGAGGCCTGGGTTCGTACGATCAGTCCTCGTTTCAGAATTATTCCGATTCATACTACCAAAATTACTCAGATTCGTACCCTCAAAACCCTTCTCAAACCCTAGATCAGTCCCAATCGCACTCCGTTGTTGCGTATCCTCAGGACCAAAATCAGCCTGGAAAAACCCTAGATTCGGATCGCCACAACACTCACGGTAGCTCCGAGCAGCAGATGGATAATAATTCGGCCCAGAACCACGAGCAAAAGCCGCCTCAGGATGGCTCTCAGAAGGTCGAGCTCCGCAAACCCTTGCTGTCGGAGAACGGGCTGACGAATACTCACAGTGGTACGGATAAGGACCAGTCTGGCGGCGAAGAGGAAACTACCAGCAGGAGGCGTCGCAGGAGTCGGTGGGACCCTCCTCCTAGCGAGTCGAGCAACGATGGCGCCGGTACTGGCGGTGATGGGAGCGGGACAGGGACTGGAACCGGAAGGAAAAGGAAGTCACGGTGGGCGGATGATGAGCCTAAACCTATGATTCAGCTACCGGATTTTATGAAGGATTTCACGGGAGGTATTGAATTTGACCCTGAGATTCAGGCTTTAAACAGTAGGTTACTTGAGATTAGTCGAAAATTGCAATCTGGTTTGCCTTTAGATGATAGGCCTGAAGGTGCTCGGTCACCCTCTCCTGAACCTATCTATGATAACATGGGGATCAGAATAAACACTAGGGAGTACCGAGCCCGAGAAAAATTGaatagagaaagacaagagattatttcacaaataataaagaaaaatccAGCATTTAAGCCTCCAGCTGATTATAGACCTCCAAAACTCCAAAAGAAGCTATACATTCCTGTTAAGGAGTACCCAGGTTATAACTTCATTGGACTTATCATTGGACCAAGAGGGAATACTCAGAAAAGGATGGAAAAGGAGACGGGAGCGAAAATTGTAATTCGAGGAAAAGGTTCAATGAAAGAAGGCAGGTTGCAGCAGAAAAGAGATATGAAACCTGATCCTTCTGAGAATGAGGATTTACACGTGTTGGTCGAAGCTGAGACCCCAGAGTCACTTGAAGCTGCTGCAGCAATGGTTGAAAAGCTCTTGCAGCCAGTTGATGAAGTCCTTAATGAGCATAAGAGGCAACAGCTTAGGGAACTTGCTGCATTAAATGGAACTATTAGGGATGAGGAATATTGTAGATTATGTGGTGAACCTGGCCATAGACAATATGCATGTCCTTCCCGTACTTCCACCTTTAAGAGTGATGTTCTGTGTAAAATTTGTGGTGATGGTGGGCATCCCACTATTGATTGCCCTGTAAAAAGTACAACAGGCAAGAAAATGGATGATGAGTACCAAAACTTCTTGGCAGAGTTGGGGGGAACCATTCCGGAATCTTCAACCAAGCAGAGCTCTGCAACACTAGCTCTTGGTGCTGGTACTTCAAGTGGGAATCCTCCTTGGGCCACTGGTAGCAGCACTGGTGGGGTTGGTGGCTCTTCTCATCCTGGTTTAGGGTCAACTGTGATCAAGCCTAAGGAGTATGATGAGACGAACTTGTATATTGGGTATTTGCCGCCTACACTTGATGATGATGGCTTGATCAATTTGTTCTCTCCTTTTGGCACCATTGTGATGGCCAAGGTTATAAAAGATCGTGTCACTGGTCAGTCTAAAGGTTATGGTTTTGTCAAGTATGATGATGTTCAGCAGGCCAATAGTGCAATTGCTAGCATGAATGGCCATCATCTGGATGGTAGAACTATTGCTGTGAGAGTTGCTGGTAAGCCCCCTCAGCCTACTGTCCCTCCAGGCCCTCCAGCTCCTGCTATTCCTACATATCCTCCTCCTAATCAAGCTGTGGGTGCCTACCCTTCTCAGCAGTATACTGCAGGTGGACCAATGGGGAATGCACCACCTCCCAGTTACACTGGTGCTCCAGTTCCATGGGGACCTCCCCCTCCTTATCCCCCCTACCCACTTCCACCTCCACCTCCTGGTTCAGCTGTGTATTCTCCAGTTCCTGGTCAACCTGTTCCTCCTTATGGAATGCAATACCCTCCACCATTACCTACTGCAACCACTGGTGCCTCTACTCAAACAGCTCCCTCTAATGAAACACAACAAAGTTACAGCACTTCTGGTAGTCAGCAGCAAAGTTACCCCCCTGGAGTTCAATCTCAGAGTAGTGCACCTGTTCAGTCTGTGCCCACATATGCCTATGGAAATTCTGTCACTCCAATGCCATCAAATGCCCAAGCTGCATATCCAACATCTTCATACAGCTACCCCGGTTATTATGGTGTTgcacctcctcctcctcctcctgggCCTGTGCCACAGTCAACTGGCGATTATTCACAGAGTGTGGGCAATGTTCCGTGGGCTCCAAATCCTCCTGCCCCTGCTCCTGTGCAATCTGCAGACAAGTCATCCTATGGTGCAGATGCAGAATATGAAAAATTCATGACAGAGATGAAATGA
- the LOC116000070 gene encoding leucine-rich repeat receptor-like protein kinase TDR, giving the protein MKKPPSSPSSIFLVSSFFLVFILTRFSLVFSIDAAATANLPLQLISLLSLKSSLKDPFNTFHDWDPTPTLSSPGFRPLWCRWSGIKCADDNKSGRVTGLDLSGRNLSGNIPEDIRYLLHLHHLNLSGNLFDGPLPPVIFEFSFLRTLDFSNNSFNSTFPPRISRLKSLALLNGFSNNFVGALPREIARLRNLEYLNLGGSYFSGEIPASYGSFQKLKFLYLAGNLLTGAIPPELGFLNSLENLQLGYNAYTGELPIQLFSLSNLTFLDISQSNLSGVIPPEISNLTKLEILYLFKNHLTGEIPGDLSSLTLLKELDLSNNHLSGAIPASLSSLDKLSVLSLMNNNLTGEIPPGIGFLPNLQRLSLWNNSLSGILPQNLGSNSRLEKLDVSSNYLSGPIPANLCLGDRLNKLILFSNQFSGELPASLANCTALNRLRVQNNKLNGFIPLGFGFLPNFTFMDVSDNVFSGAIPKDLGNAVKLEFLNVSENSFNADLPDNIWSAPNLKIFSGSYSALKGKIPDFRGCQSLYKIELEGNNLTGDIPWDIQHCEKLISLNLRRNSLTGIIPWEISTLPSITDVDLSHNLLTGTIPSNFGSCRTLESFNVSYNQLTGPLPSSGPIFSTLHPSSFAGNNGLCGNSIQRPCRPEIASSMEIKLHPKKTAGAIVWIIAAAFGICLFVLIAACRYLHANYRRRFPGDRDAGPWKLTAFQRLNFTAEDVLECLSISNKVIGMGSTGTVYKVEMPGGEIIAVKKLWGIHKDTVRKKRGVLAEVEVLGKIRHRNIVRLLGCCTNNQGTMLLYEYMPNGSLDDLLHGTNKGINVVADWVTRYKILLGVAQGICYLHHDCDPVIIHRDLKPSNILLDSKIEARVADFGVAKLVQNDESMSIIAGSYGYIAPEYAYSLQVDVKSDIYSYGVVLMEVLTGKRSMDSEFGEGNSIVDWVRSKLKVREGVTDVLDKNAGASCPLVREEMMLLLRIALLCTSRNPADRPSMRDVVSMLQEAKPKRKLAAGSGESGGGNGGVIANLIQKTTVEC; this is encoded by the exons ATGAAAAAAcctccttcttctccttcttccaTCTTCCTGGTTTCATCTTTTTTTCTAGTGTTCATACTAACAAGATTCTCACTAGTCTTCTCCATTGATGCTGCCGCCACTGCAAATCTCCCTCTCCAGCTGATTTCACTTTTGTCTTTGAAATCTTCCCTAAAAGATCCTTTCAACACCTTCCATGACTGGGATCCCACTCCGACGCTTTCCAGCCCCGGATTCCGCCCGCTCTGGTGCCGGTGGTCCGGCATAAAGTGCGCCGACGACAATAAGTCCGGTAGGGTCACCGGACTTGATTTGTCCGGCAGAAATCTCTCTGGCAACATTCCGGAGGACATAAGATACTTGCTCCACCTTCACCACTTGAATTTGAGTGGGAATCTCTTCGACGGCCCTTTGCCGCCGGTGATATTCGAATTCTCGTTCCTCAGGACGCTTGATTTTAGTAACAACTCCTTCAATTCCACTTTCCCGCCCCGCATTTCTCGGCTGAAATCTCTCGCCCTCCTCAACGGCTTTAGTAACAACTTCGTCGGCGCTTTGCCGCGAGAAATCGCTCGGCTCCGGAACCTGGAATACCTTAACCTCGGCGGGAGCTACTTCTCCGGCGAAATTCCGGCCAGTTATGGAAGTTTCCAGAAGCTGAAGTTTCTGTACTTAGCTGGGAATTTACTCACCGGCGCAATCCCGCCGGAGTTAGGGTTTTTGAATAGCCTTGAAAATTTACAGCTTGGCTACAATGCTTACACCGGAGAGCTTCCGATTCAATTGTTCTCTCTTTCAAATCTAACTTTCCTCGATATCTCCCAATCGAATCTCTCCGGCGTTATTCCACCGGAAATCTCCAACTTAACGAAGCTGGAAATATTGTATCTGTTCAAGAATCATTTAACAGGTGAAATTCCAGGCGATCTTTCAAGCTTAACATTGCTGAAAGAGCTTGATCTATCCAATAACCATCTCTCCGGCGCTATCCCGGCTTCACTCTCGTCCCTGGATAAGCTATCCGTGTTATCCCTGATGAACAACAACTTGACAGGCGAAATCCCACCCGGCATTGGTTTTCTCCCCAATCTCCAAAGGCTATCCCTGTGGAATAACTCACTATCCGGGATTCTACCGCAAAACCTAGGCTCAAATTCCAGGCTAGAAAAGCTGGATGTCTCTTCCAATTATCTCTCCGGTCCAATTCCTGCTAATCTCTGCCTCGGCGACAGGCTAAACAAGCTCATACTGTTCTCAAATCAGTTCTCCGGTGAGCTCCCGGCGTCTCTAGCGAATTGCACCGCCTTAAACAGGTTAAGAGTTCAGAATAACAAGCTGAATGGCTTCATTCCACTAGGGTTCGGTTTCTTGCCTAATTTCACCTTCATGGACGTCAGCGATAACGTCTTCTCCGGCGCGATTCCGAAGGATTTAGGCAATGCAGTGAAGCTGGAATTCCTGAACGTATCGGAGAACTCGTTTAACGCCGATTTGCCGGACAATATTTGGAGCGCGCCGAATTTGAAGATATTTTCAGGTAGTTACAGTGCGCTGAAGGGGAAAATTCCGGATTTTAGAGGCTGTCAAAGTTTATACAAGATTGAGCTTGAAGGAAACAATTTGACTGGGGATATTCCGTGGGATATTCAGCACTGTGAAAAGCTTATATCCTTGAATCTCCGCCGGAATTCTCTCACCGGAATCATTCCCTGGGAGATTTCCACGCTCCCGTCGATCACCGACGTTGACTTGTCGCATAATCTCCTCACCGGCACGATTCCTTCGAATTTCGGCAGTTGCAGAACCCTAGAAAGCTTCAACGTCTCGTACAATCAGCTCACCGGTCCGTTACCTTCATCCGGCCCGATATTCTCCACTCTCCACCCTTCATCCTTCGCCGGAAACAATGGCCTTTGCGGCAATTCAATTCAGAGACCTTGCCGCCCCGAGATCGCCTCCAGTATGGAAATTAAGCTTCATCCGAAGAAGACGGCCGGGGCGATCGTTTGGATCATCGCCGCGGCATTCGGAATTTGCCTGTTTGTACTCATCGCCGCTTGCCGGTATTTGCACGCGAATTACCGGCGTAGATTCCCCGGCGACCGGGATGCCGGTCCGTGGAAGTTAACGGCGTTCCAACGGCTAAATTTCACGGCGGAAGACGTGCTGGAGTGTTTGTCGATAAGCAATAAGGTGATCGGAATGGGGTCCACGGGGACAGTATACAAAGTCGAAATGCCAGGTGGCGAGATCATAGCCGTTAAGAAGCTATGGGGAATCCACAAAGATACAGTTCGGAAGAAACGAGGTGTGTTAGCCGAAGTCGAAGTTTTAGGCAAAATAAGGCATAGGAATATCGTGAGATTACTAGGATGTTGTACCAATAACCAGGGCACAATGCTACTCTACGAGTACATGCCAAATGGGAGCCTTGACGATCTATTGCATGGCACGAATAAGGGCATCAATGTAGTAGCAGATTGGGTCACGAGGTACAAGATTTTACTTGGAGTAGCTCAAGGAATATGTTATCTCCATCATGATTGTGATCCGGTGATAATACATCGCGATCTAAAACCTAGTAACATCCTTCTCGACAGTAAAATCGAAGCCAGAGTTGCTGATTTCGGAGTCGCTAAATTAGTCCAAAACGACGAATCTATGTCCATAATTGCCGGATCTTACGGCTACATTGCACCAG AGTATGCGTATTCATTACAAGTTGATGTGAAGAGCGATATTTATAGCTACGGAGTTGTGTTGATGGAGGTTTTGACGGGGAAGAGATCGATGGACTCGGAGTTTGGAGAAGGCAATAGCATTGTGGACTGGGTGAGGTCTAAATTGAAGGTTAGAGAGGGCGTGACAGACGTGTTGGATAAAAACGCAGGTGCATCTTGCCCTCTGGTACGGGAGGAGATGATGTTGTTGCTTAGGATCGCGTTGCTATGCACTAGCCGGAATCCGGCCGACCGGCCCTCAATGCGGGATGTTGTGTCGATGTTGCAAGAGGCCAAACCTAAGAGGAAATTGGCCGCCGGGAGCGGCGAAAGTGGCGGCGGCAATGGTGGTGTTATTGCTAATTTGATCCAAAAGACAACTGTTGAGTGTTAA
- the LOC115999589 gene encoding QWRF motif-containing protein 7 produces MESYNRSRKQPAPVIPRSPAASPRLLRSRSGGNSSTATPPYSSETGSKFVGRSNSTTILRSYENNVSAIAQKHNKKSQKDNHRSSMKSSMSPSAWALSPGRSLPSSPAMAVPNSPRSRSFKMDASAVSGVLKYFKQKKVSPVQQEEYHQFRIMHNRFLQWRLANARAMASIPNIKSAAQNKLFNVWLRIWTMRKFMAEKRIKIQQLKHEIKLNRIFNSQRGLLKDWAKLEAKNSEAVGRVARKLSAISICLPLVDEAQADVVSVKDAIVKAEGMVGNIEELIMKMQWQVEQSCFLLTQLIPILKQEKVYFEELHNKITAVISNEVEEESLRVHHIQQIWELRRG; encoded by the exons ATGGAAAGCTACAATCGCAGCCGGAAGCAACCGGCGCCGGTTATACCTCGCTCCCCGGCGGCCTCGCCTCGATTACTAAGAAGCAGAAGCGGAGGAAATTCGTCAACGGCAACGCCGCCGTATTCCTCAGAGACCGGATCCAAGTTCGTCGGTCGTTCAAATTCAACCACAATTTTGAGAAGCTACGAAAATAATGTTAGCGCGATTGCTCAAAAACATAATAAGAAATCTCAAAAGGATAATCATCGTAGCAGCATGAAATCGTCCATGTCTCCTTCGGCGTGGGCGTTGTCGCCGGGGCGATCTTTGCCTAGCTCGCCGGCAATGGCGGTTCCGAATTCTCCGCGCTCCAGGAGCTTCAAGATGGACGCGAGTGCAGTGAGCGGAGTTTTGAAGTACTTCAAGCAGAAAAAGGTGTCCCCTGTGCAACAAGAAGAGTACCATCAGTTCCGAATCATGCACAACAGATTCCTGCAGTGGAGATTGGCCAATGCCAGAGCTATGGCTTCTATCCCTAACATCAAGTCTGCTGCTCAG AATAAATTGTTCAATGTTTGGTTAAGAATCTGGACAATGAGGAAATTCATGGCAGAGAAACGGATCAAAATACAGCAATTAAAGCACGAGATCAAACTGAACAGGATATTCAACTCACAAAGAGGATTGCTCAAAGATTGGGCAAAACTAGAGGCTAAAAATTCTGAGGCTGTTGGCAGGGTGGCAAGAAAGTTGTCAGCAATCTCTATTTGCCTACCTCTTGTGGATGAAGCTCAG GCAGATGTGGTGTCAGTGAAGGATGCTATTGTCAAAGCAGAAGGAATGGTGGGCAACATAGAAGAATTGATCATGAAAATGCAATGGCAGGTTGAGCAATCTTGTTTTCTACTAACACAACTTATACCCATCCTAAAGCAGGAGAAAGTGTACTTTGAGGAGCTACATAACAAAATTACAGCGGTTATTTCAAACGAG GTAGAAGAGGAAAGCTTAAGAGTACATCATATCCAACAAATTTGGGAGTTGAGAAGAGGTTAA